One Robbsia sp. KACC 23696 DNA segment encodes these proteins:
- the radA gene encoding DNA repair protein RadA, whose protein sequence is MAKIKNTYICTACGHQSPKWSGQCPGCGAWNTLVEGVAESPSAHRFQALAKSSPVRSLHEIESADVPRYSTGIGEFDRVLGGGLVSGGVVLIGGDPGIGKSTLLLQALAMLAESRKVLYVSGEESDAQIALRAERLGLLDEGRPDKGVGALRLFAEIQLEKIQVAIDTERPAVAVIDSIQTVYSEALTSAPGSVAQVRECAAQLTRLAKQTGVTIIMVGHVTKEGALAGPRVLEHIVDTVLYFEGDTHSSFRLIRAIKNRFGAVNELGVFAMTEKGLRGVSNPSALFLSQHEHTVPGSCVLVTQEGTRPLLVEIQALVDSSHVPNPRRLTVGLEQNRLAMLLAVLNRHAGIACFDQDVFLNAVGGVKISEPAVDLAVLLAIHSSMRNKPLPKGLVTFGEVGLAGEIRPSPRGQDRLKEAAKLGFTQAIVPKANAPKQPIEGLTVIAVERIEQAIDRARELE, encoded by the coding sequence TTGGCAAAGATCAAGAACACGTATATTTGTACCGCTTGCGGCCATCAATCGCCCAAATGGAGCGGCCAGTGCCCTGGATGCGGGGCGTGGAATACCCTCGTCGAGGGCGTGGCGGAAAGCCCGTCGGCGCACCGTTTTCAGGCGCTGGCGAAATCGTCGCCGGTCCGCTCGCTCCATGAGATCGAGTCGGCCGACGTGCCGCGGTACTCGACCGGCATCGGCGAATTCGACCGTGTACTGGGCGGCGGCCTGGTCAGCGGCGGCGTCGTGCTGATCGGCGGCGACCCCGGTATCGGCAAATCGACGCTGCTGCTGCAGGCATTGGCGATGCTCGCCGAATCCCGCAAGGTGCTGTACGTCAGCGGCGAGGAATCCGACGCGCAAATCGCGCTCCGGGCCGAGCGGCTGGGGCTGTTGGACGAGGGGCGCCCCGACAAAGGGGTGGGCGCCTTGCGCCTGTTCGCCGAAATCCAGCTCGAAAAGATTCAGGTGGCGATCGATACCGAACGGCCGGCCGTCGCCGTGATCGACTCGATTCAGACCGTGTACTCCGAGGCCCTTACTTCGGCGCCGGGGTCCGTCGCCCAGGTCCGCGAATGCGCCGCGCAACTGACGCGGCTGGCCAAGCAGACCGGGGTGACGATCATCATGGTCGGCCATGTGACGAAGGAAGGAGCGCTGGCGGGGCCGCGCGTGCTCGAACACATCGTCGACACGGTTCTTTACTTCGAGGGCGATACGCACTCCTCCTTCCGTCTGATTCGCGCGATCAAAAACCGGTTTGGTGCGGTGAACGAGTTGGGCGTGTTCGCCATGACCGAAAAAGGCCTGCGCGGCGTCTCGAATCCATCGGCGCTTTTCCTGTCGCAGCACGAGCATACGGTGCCGGGCTCCTGCGTCCTCGTGACGCAGGAGGGCACGCGTCCGCTATTGGTCGAGATCCAGGCGCTGGTCGATAGTTCGCATGTGCCGAACCCGCGTCGCCTGACCGTGGGACTGGAACAGAACCGCCTGGCGATGCTGTTGGCCGTGCTGAATAGGCACGCGGGTATCGCCTGCTTCGACCAGGATGTGTTTTTGAACGCAGTTGGGGGCGTTAAAATCAGCGAACCAGCCGTGGATTTGGCGGTGCTGCTGGCGATTCACTCGTCGATGCGCAATAAGCCGCTGCCGAAGGGCCTGGTGACTTTCGGCGAAGTGGGCCTGGCCGGGGAAATCCGACCGTCGCCGCGCGGTCAGGACCGCTTGAAAGAGGCGGCCAAGCTCGGTTTCACGCAGGCCATCGTGCCGAAGGCCAATGCGCCGAAGCAGCCGATCGAGGGATTGACCGTCATCGCCGTCGAACGCATCGAGCAGGCGATCGATCGAGCGCGCGAGCTGGAGTAG